Sequence from the Ereboglobus luteus genome:
GGGTGGTTCTCAATGCCCGCCTCGGCGGCATGTTTGCGCACGATTGCCTCGTCGCCGACGAGGGTGACGGGCGAGAGGTCGGGAAACTCGGACAGGGCGAGCTTTGCGGCGGCAACGACTTCGGCTGGGCCGAGGTCACCACCCATCGCGTCCACGGCTATGCGGTTGACGCGCTCAATGGGCGGCACAGTTTGCGCTGCCGTGGGAATTGCGGCTTCCATCGCAGGCGGATGGAGTTGCGAAAAGTCGCGGGTCAGACCTCGACGTTGAGGACTTGACGGCCGCGATACATGCCGTTGTTCGGGTTGACGCGGTGGGGGCGGAACGCGGTGCCGTCGGTCGGGTCGGTCGCGTATTGCGGAGCCTTGAAGGCGTTGGCGGAGCGACGGAGTGCGCTGCGACGCTTGGATTGTTTGCGTTTCGGATTAGCCATGATGAAAAGTGGGTTGGTCGTTGAGTGTTGTAAGAGGGCGCGGAGGTTTATCCGGGCGCTTGGAAGTTGTGTGAAGGCGAGGTAGTAAAAGGCGCGGAGCCGCGGCGTCAAGCGTCTTGGTGGGGTTGTTTTTTTGGGATTGTTGTCCGGTTTGACCATATTCGGCCATTATATTGTAAACAACACATGATGGATGACGCCGGATTACTTCGCGCTTATGCTGAAAATCGTTCCGAGGCGGCTTTTGCCGGATTCGTGGAGCAGCGCATCGGTTTTGTGCATGGGACGGCGCTGCGGATGGCCGGTGGCGACTCGCACATGGCGCATGATGTCACTCAGGCGGTGTTCGCGATTGTCGCCGCCAAGGCCGGGGAGCTTGCCGTGCACGAGCGGCTTGCGGGCTGGCTATACACGACGACTTGCAACGTGTCGCGCCAGACGATGCGTGATGCTCGCCGCCGGAGCGCGCGCGAACAGGAGGCCATCCGCATGAGCGCGATTGAGCAGGAGGTCCGTGCGACGGCGGCCGGCGCCGCGGAAAGGGAAGGTGATAATATGACGGCGAAACTGCGCCCCATACTGGACGAAGCGCTGGGCGGGTTGCGCGAGATTGAGCGCGAGGCGGTGTTGCTGAGGTATTTTGAGGGAAGGGCGTTCGCGGAGATCGGCGCGAAACTAAAAATGTCCGAGGAGGCCGCCCGAAAACGCGTGGAGCGGGCCGTCGAGAAAATGCGTGGTGTGTTTGCGAAGCGCGGCGTGACGTCGGGCGCGGCGGCGCTGGGGGCGTTGATGGTCTCCGAGGCCGCGCACGGTGCTCCGGCGGGACTGTCGTCGATCGTGTTGGCGGGCGCGCGGGCGACGGCGGGAACGAGCGCCGCGACTGTTGCGGGGACGGGCGTGCTTTTGGCTTTTATGAGTTCAACAAAAATAACAACCGCAGCCATCGTGGCGCTTTTGCTTGCCGCGGGCGGCTTTTATTATGGTGCGCAAGACGACCGCGCCGCGTCGGAGGCGCTGGCGCGTGCGACGCGGGAAAACGCCAATCTGGCGGCGCAGTTGCGCGAATTGGAAAAGCTAAACGCCGCGAGTGTCACGCCGTCCGCATCCGCTTCCAGAGAAGACCGGATAGCCGCCGGGGAGGCATTTGTGGACGCCCATCCGGAACTGAAGGAAAAGATGCGGGCGTGGACAAACGCCATGGGGGCGAGATATGCGTTTCGCGTTGCACATGAGATGAATTTGTCACCCGGGCAAAGCGCGCGGCTGGCTGGAATCATACGCGGGCCTGTGACCAGTTTTGGCGACGTCGTGTCGGGATATGGCGAGGTGTTGCTCAGATTCGGCAACTGGAAACCGCGTTCAAAACGTGAACAGGAGATGCGCGATTTGCTGGGCGAGGCGGGGTATGAAAAATTCGGCGAGCTGCTCGCTCTCGAAAATGCCGGCGCGGATTATAATATCATCGGATTAAGCAATGCATTGTATTTCACCGACGATCCCCTGACGTCCGAACAGGCGCGGAGTCTCGAAAAAATCGCCATCGATTTGGAAAAGAACCATGCCGGTATTACTGATCCACAGGCACGTTGGAACGCATTTATGGAACAGGCCGGGTCAACTTTATCGCCCGCGCAAATGCACGCGCTTATGTCGGTTGGAGACCGGTATGTTTGGAAACAGACATCACAAAAGTGGCGCAACGATTACGATGAAACCAGGACGGTAACGATTTCGAAACCCATCAAAAAATGAGAGCCCCGATCAACATTTTGCTGACTGTGACCGTGGTTATGGCACTGGTTGCGACCGCTGTTGGACTCATGCAGCGGTTTGCTGCGGAAGAAACGAATAAAAAAGCGCTGGCCGCCGTGCTTGAAAAAAATGTCGAACTGAAGGCGCAAATCAACAGCTCCAAACCGGCATCGCAGCAAACCGACGCGATGGCAAACGCGCTAAAAGGCACGGGGCGGGCAAAAGGGCCGCGAGGCATTTCAGAAACGCACGCCTACCAGCAGGAGAAACGCAAGGCGCTTGAAGAGCATATACTGAACGACCGCGAGTTCGGCCTTAAATACTATGCGGCGTTGCGATCGGACGTGGACAGGCATTACGGTCCGTTTTACCGCCTGCAACATCTCACGAAAGAGCAAACCGGTGCTTTGGCGGAGGCGCTTTTCCAAAGGCGGTTGCGCCACGACAAAGCTGCCTCCGACAATCAGGCAGGCGGTTCGGTCGATGATGTGCGAATCGCGAAGGCCGATGCCGACGCGGAGCTTGCGGCGGCGGTGCAAGAGATGCTCGGCGCGGATTTATACGAAAAGTTTTCGCTCTACGAACGCCAGCGTCCGGCATGGGATTACGTGGGTAATTTTGGAGGCATGCTGTCGTTGGCGGATATGCCGTTGAGCTTGGCGCAGGCGTCGCTTCTTGCCGGTGCGATAGCGAATGCGAACACATTGTTTCAGAATGGAGATACGGTAAGGATGGCGGCGACGGGCACGGATCAGGATTGGGACGCAGTGTATGATGCGGCCATGGGTTTTCTGACACCGGAGCAGTTGAACTTTTTCAAAAACACCTCAATTCCGCCGGGAAATGACAATGTTACGCCTCCGCAGGAAATGGAAATGAACAACGCGCTCAAGAAATCCGGCTTTAAAGGGACGCTGCGCTCCAACTAACACTGACGCGAAGGCGGCGCAAATTGTCTACATCCGGTCAAAGTTTATCTCGCCTTTTGATACACGTCCTAATGCGGCTTAAAAAAATGCCAATTTAGTTTTTGGCAGATTGATTGCGCCTGTTTGCGACCAGAATGACAAGTGTGACAATCAGCCCGCCCAAAGTGGCCAGCATCATGTCTTTCTGCGCGTCCCAGATGTCGCCTTGGGAGCCGTTGTAGGCGAGGCCGAGTTCGCCGCCGAAAACCTCGGCCGCGGCCCACTCGATGAGTTCGTAAACCATTGAGGTGGACATGATAAGATTAAGCGGCACGAAGTAGCTCCAAAAGCCGCGCTTGATGGGCGAAACCGCCGTCATGAATTCGCGGATGGGAACAAGAAACAGAAGCCCGTAAAGAAAATGCACCATGCGGTCGAAGTGGTTGCGTCCGGGCCAAACGCCATCGTGGGGCAGGGGAGCGCCGGTGATCGACGCCCACCATTCGCGGTAGGGCACCTCGGAGTAAGTCCAGTGCGCGCCGATTGCGTTGATGCAGAAAAACACAAAAAGCACCGTCCAGCTGGTGAGCGAAAAGATGGATAAAAACCGCCGGCGAAACACCACGAACAAAACGATCAGTATAAAAACGAGTCCGTTTTCAAGAATCCAATCCTGCGGATAATGCGCGCCAATGCCCGACCTTACCGTGACGGCGATAAACATCAAAAGAAGCGCCAAAACGTAGCGCGAACGAAATGCCGGTGTGCTCATGTGTTTGTGTTTCGCGAAAGTGAAGCAGATCAACGGCGCGTGTCGAGCGGCGCGATTCTTTATCTTTTCGTTCGGGTGTAATTGCGAATGGTGACAAAGCGAAGCGGCGACACCGCCTTGGGCGATTTGCGCCCGGTGAAAATCTTACGCTATTCAAAGCGGTGCCGCCGGTCGCTTGCGCTCCCTCTGCCACCGCACTCCAAAATGATTCCGCTTCGCCGCGTATTCCTCCAAACTGCCACCAATCGCAATTACACCCTTTCCGTTCCTCGCGCAACGCGCGCGCCTGCAAAAACGGACGCATTTTCATGCGTCCGTTTTACTGTATTATATACTGTTATACATTTCTACGTATCAAAACGCCTTTCCGTTGGCCTTGGTGCCGCAGAGGCTGACTTCAATGCCGAGTTCGGCGGCGAGCGCGGCTTTGGCATACATCGCCATGTCGGCGTCCTTCGCGGATTTTGCGTAGGCGACTTGGATGTGGTTGGCCTTGTGGCGGGCCATCATTTGGTCGCGCGTCACACCGTAGGTCACGGCGTGCATGATCGGCCACACGTTTGAGGTGGCGTCCCAGCGGCGCTGCGTTTCCTCGGCGGGAAGCTCGACGACTTTCGCGCGGCCGAGGTCCATTTTGAGTTTTCCGTTTTCAACAAACACGCGGCTCCAGACGATTTCGCCCGGCTTGGCAATGCCGCGCAGCGTCGAGCCGCCAAGGCGGAAATACCATTTGCTCTGGCGCCAGCCGTCGCTGCCCGCCCAGCCGCCGATGTGGTGCTCCGCGGGCGCGCCTCCGGAGATGAGATACACCCACACGTAATCCTTGACCGTGCCGCTCTTGTCCCAGTCGCCCCAGCGAAGATCGTGCAGCGTGTTTTCGACGGGCTGGCCGAGCGCCTTGTGGACGCGGTTCGTGATGAGGCCGTCGAAACCGGCGCACTCGTCAACTTCGTTGAAATGCGGAATCGGCTCGCCGGCGCGAATGACCTTGCCCGCGGCGTTTTTCACCGGCGGACGGTCGGAGCTGTTCAGCGTGCCCTCGACGAGATCGGACGCGGGAATCAAGTCCTTCAATCCCTGCTGGTATTGGATGCCGATGGCTTCGCAGCCGAACTCGTCGGCGATGCGGCACGCGGCGATATACATTTTGCACTGCCAGATGACCTGGCTCTCGGTGAGCTCGTTTTCCTCGTCGGAGCCGAAGTGGAACGTGAAGCCTTTTTTCTTATACCAATTAAACACCTCGCGCGCCTCGGCGTCGCTCACCTGCGTCGCGCCGTAGTAGAGGGCGGATTGCGAGAGGCGCTCCTTGTAAACGCCGGTGGAGAAAAGCAGCTCGTCGGGAATGATCGCGTTATACATGCCCATGCAGCCCTCGTCGAACACGCCCATGATCGATTTGCGCGTGCGCAGATCGGCGGCGATTTTTTTCGCAACAGCCTTCGCCTTCGATGGCACGGCGCACTTGGCGAGCGCCTTGACATGCGAGGTCTTGTGCTTGGTGACGCCGGTCGCGAGCCACTCCTTGAGATGCGAGAGGAAATACTCGTCGTCGAAGTTTTCGCTCCAGAGCGTGGAATATTTTTTGCCGGCCTTGGTGAGGCCGCCGTTGAGGTTGAGCATGCCGACGAGGCCGGGCCACTGGCCGGACCAATTGGCGACGGTGAGAATCGGCCCCTGGTGCGAAATGAGCCCCGGCAGCACGTGATGCGAATACTGCCAGACCGACTCGGCGACGATGAGCGGCATCTCCGGGTTGAGCCTGGCGAAAATTTCCATGCCCTCCTTTTGCGAGGCGATGAATCCGTGCTTGAGTGCGGGTTTGTAGGGATGCGCGCGGATGAGTTTGTAGCCGAGCTTGGCGAGGCATGCGGTGAGCTGCTTTTCCATCGCGGCCTGCGCGGGCCAGCAGGTTTCGTTGGCGGACTGGCGAAGATCGCCGGAGGCGACGAGGAGGACGGTTTTCATTTTTGAGGCGGGTTTCTTTTTCATGGGAATCAATGAGGGTTAATTAAAAAGGATAGACAAAATTGGCAAAAAATCGGCGCGATTGGCAGGTTATTCTAATGGAGATAACGAACAACGGCATGGATAAAATTGGCGCATTTGTGATTGAACCGAATGGATGCGTCACCTTTGCTCCCTGCCATGCCATCCGTCCCCAAGACTTCGCGCCCCGCCGCGGACGAGCTGCTTTCCCCGCAAGTCTCCGGCGCGGGTTCCCGTTACTTTTTTCTCGATCCCGGCCGGCGGCGCTCCGGCAACGCGATCGCGATGGGCGGGTTTGAGCAGTGCAACGCCGACTACCTGATCGACCGCGCGCGCTTTGCCTATCACGTGGTCGAGTTTATCGTCGAGGGCGCGGGGTGGGTGCGTTTCGGCGGAGGCTCCGCGCACGAGATTGCCGCGGGCAACGTTTTTGTTTGCGAAAAAACAACCCGCTGCGTGATGCGCACCGATCCGGAGCGTCCGCTGGTGAAATATTTTCTTTGCATTTCGGAACGCGCCGCGCTCGCGCGTTTGCGCCGTGCCGGACTGGGCGCGAATCGCGCGCGCGCGCTCACCGCCCAGGGCGAAATCCGCAGCATACTTGAGGACCTGATCCGCGAAGGCCGGCGTCCCGGCCCGCGCGCTCCCCAAATATGCAACGTCCTTTTTGAACTCCTCTGTCTCAAGACCGCCGGATTGCTCTTGCCCGCCCGGCGCCGCGCCGCGCGAAACCCGACAGCGCACAATACTCGCACGCTCGAACGCTTCCAGCGCTGCAAGGCGATCATCGACGGACAGGCGGAACGCATCACCACGCTCGCCGAGGTCGCGGACAGTGCGCGCCTGGAGGTTTCGAGCCTGTGCCGCCTCTTTCGCCAGCATCAGGGAATCAGCCCCTATCAATATTTGTTGCGCCGAAAAATGAACATCGCCGCCGAACTGCTTGTAGACGGCGGCGTGCTCGTCAAGGAGGCCGCCCAGCGTGTAGGGTTCACAGACGCGCTGCATTTCTCGCGGGTCTTTCGCTCCGTGCACGGCGTCCCCCGAGCAAGCTCCAGATGCGCAATGGCGGACGATGAGCCGGTGCGCGCCCGCTCTCGACAAGCGCCCGCCAACATAACAACATGCACGCCTCATTTTTTGAAACGCCTCCCGCCGGGCGTTCGTCTTCATTCCCAACCAAACACGCTCACCAAAACACACACATCATGCAAAAGCCCTCATCCGCCACACCGCCCGCCGGTTTCTCCACACGACCGCGCGCGCGTTCACGCTTCTCGAAATTCTCGTCGTGCTCGCCATCGCCGGCATGATCATCGGCCTCGCGGTCGCCAATTTCGACAACATCTTTGGCGGGGCCAAGGAGGACGTGGCCAAGATGTTTGTTTCCAGCAGTCTCAAGGTTCCCCTTCAGTCCTACCGCATGCACATGGGCGATTTCCCCTCAACCGCCGAGGGGCTTCAGGCGCTCATCATCGCTCCCGCCGACAAGGCCGAGCGTTGGCGCGGCCCTTATCTCGACGGCGACAAATCCACCCTTCTCGACCCCTGGGGCGTCGCCTACCAATACAATTATCCCGGCACTCGCAACAAAACCGGCTACGACGTCTGGTCAAACGGCCCCGACAAGCAAAGCGGCACCGCCGACGACATTGGCAACTGGGCAACAGGCTCCGCCACCACGGGCCAGTAACAACCCCTCCCGCAACCGCGCCTCGCACACGCTCAATCTTGGTGAGGTCGTCCACGCACAATCATCCCCTCCGCGCCCGCTCGCCTTGGAAATTGGGAGTGGGCATCCGGGGTTTTCCGCGCCACGGGCGCGGGCGGCATGATGCGTTTACGCTTTTGGAAATCCTGCTTGCGCTTGCTCTCATCGGAATGATGACGGCCGTGCTCATCATCGGCGGCTCTCACCTTACCAACGACAAACCCACGACGCCCGACGAGGTGTTTTGGGTCGCCGTCACCGCCGCGCGCAAGCAGGCGCTCATGAGCGGCAGGGAAGTCCGCCTCGCCTACGTCCCCGCCGTCACAGGCGAGGGCTCCGACACGCCCGCCGGGCTTTCCGCCACGTGGGCCGACGACGGCGCGGAGTTTTTCCCGTTCGAGGGCATGGGCGAGGTGACGTGCGATTTTCTCACCACGCAAAAAGGCGCCAGCTCGATCCTCGTCGGCGGCGAACTCATCGAAACGCAGACCATCGCGCATGTGACATTTTACGGCGACGGCACCTGCACGCCCTTTCGCGCGCAATTCCGCATCGGCACCACCGCGCACACGCTCGCCATCGACCCGTGGACGTGCGCGCAAATGCTCGCGCAAAAGGAGGACGCGCGATGACCTGCCGCGCATCGCGCCAGCGCCGCCGCGCGTTCACGATTGTCGAGGTGCTCGTCGCGCTCGCGATCTGCGCGATGATGGGCGTCATGCTTGTCGGCGCCTACATGAACGTGCTCTACGCCTACGAAGCCGCCGCCGCGAATCCCAAGCGCAACCTCGACCTCCGCTTCGCGCGCAACATGCTCCTCGCCGAGGCCGATTTTGAAACCGCGCAAAAAGGCGACTCGTTCGAGGGCGCGACCGGCCGCCAGGTAAAATGGTCCGCCGTCATCGAGGCCACGAACACCGCGAACCTTTTCCACGTCACCTTCACTTGCGAGTTGAGCGCCGGAAACACACCCGACGAAAAAGAGGAGACCATCACCGAGGTGTTTCGTTTGCTCCGGCCCACCTGGTCGACGACCTCCGGTTTTTCGCCCGACGCCGCCACGCTCCGGGCCGAGGCGCGCGACCGCATTGTTCAAGACCAGCAGCCCTCGCCCCTTTCCGGATTCGGCTCCTCCAGCTCCTCAAGTGGCGGCAGTGGCGGCGGCAAGTCCGGCGGCGGCACCAAATCCGGCGGTGGCGGTGGCAATAAACAAGGAAGCCGCGCCGGCGGAAACACCGGCGGGGGAGGCGCGCCGAAACGATGAACCTCCGCCGCACATCCCGCCTTCGCGCTTGCGCTCCGCATTCCGCATTCACACTGATCGAAGTCCTCATCGCGGTGGCGATTGTGTCGATGGTGATTGTCGCCTCCACCACGCTTATTTTTTCGATGGGCGAACTCTGGGGGCGCAACTCCGACGTGCGCCTGTTCGACCTGCACTCCCGCAACGTCACCCGTTTTCTCGAAAGCGAACTCGCCTCCGCCGCGCTCCCTCCCACCGGCGGCACCGCGGGCGCGCAAGCCAACGCCTCGAACACCGCCGCCGCGCCCGTGACGATTCAGGAAGTGCGCGACCAGACGGGCAACTCCGACCTCTACCTCACCTACGAGCTTCCCAACGGCAGCCGCCTTTGCGTGTGGCCCGACCGCGCGCTTCCCAGTGTCGTGTGCTCGCTCGCCTGCCGCGAGGGCGAGGGGCTTATCCTCCTCTGGCATTCGCGGCTCGAAACCAACTTCGACATCGACGCCCCCCGCGAAACCGTCATCACGCCGCTCGTCACCGGCATGACCTACGATTATTACGACATTGATCTCAAGACATGGAAAAATGAAACCGTGCTTCGCAAGGACAACTCCAACCAGGGCGTCCTCCCGCAGCGCATCCGCCTCACTTTCACCTACTCGGGCCGCACACTCGAAACCGTAATCGACATTCCCGGCGCGCCTCCGCAAGGACTTCCGATGCTATAAAAATTCCAATATTTAATTCCAGCAAACCACCAAATCCCAATGGTCAAATCCCAAAACACAAACTCCGGCCTTCGC
This genomic interval carries:
- the rpmF gene encoding 50S ribosomal protein L32, yielding MANPKRKQSKRRSALRRSANAFKAPQYATDPTDGTAFRPHRVNPNNGMYRGRQVLNVEV
- a CDS encoding RNA polymerase sigma factor, whose amino-acid sequence is MMDDAGLLRAYAENRSEAAFAGFVEQRIGFVHGTALRMAGGDSHMAHDVTQAVFAIVAAKAGELAVHERLAGWLYTTTCNVSRQTMRDARRRSAREQEAIRMSAIEQEVRATAAGAAEREGDNMTAKLRPILDEALGGLREIEREAVLLRYFEGRAFAEIGAKLKMSEEAARKRVERAVEKMRGVFAKRGVTSGAAALGALMVSEAAHGAPAGLSSIVLAGARATAGTSAATVAGTGVLLAFMSSTKITTAAIVALLLAAGGFYYGAQDDRAASEALARATRENANLAAQLRELEKLNAASVTPSASASREDRIAAGEAFVDAHPELKEKMRAWTNAMGARYAFRVAHEMNLSPGQSARLAGIIRGPVTSFGDVVSGYGEVLLRFGNWKPRSKREQEMRDLLGEAGYEKFGELLALENAGADYNIIGLSNALYFTDDPLTSEQARSLEKIAIDLEKNHAGITDPQARWNAFMEQAGSTLSPAQMHALMSVGDRYVWKQTSQKWRNDYDETRTVTISKPIKK
- a CDS encoding DUF2238 domain-containing protein, with translation MSTPAFRSRYVLALLLMFIAVTVRSGIGAHYPQDWILENGLVFILIVLFVVFRRRFLSIFSLTSWTVLFVFFCINAIGAHWTYSEVPYREWWASITGAPLPHDGVWPGRNHFDRMVHFLYGLLFLVPIREFMTAVSPIKRGFWSYFVPLNLIMSTSMVYELIEWAAAEVFGGELGLAYNGSQGDIWDAQKDMMLATLGGLIVTLVILVANRRNQSAKN
- a CDS encoding fucose isomerase, translating into MKKKPASKMKTVLLVASGDLRQSANETCWPAQAAMEKQLTACLAKLGYKLIRAHPYKPALKHGFIASQKEGMEIFARLNPEMPLIVAESVWQYSHHVLPGLISHQGPILTVANWSGQWPGLVGMLNLNGGLTKAGKKYSTLWSENFDDEYFLSHLKEWLATGVTKHKTSHVKALAKCAVPSKAKAVAKKIAADLRTRKSIMGVFDEGCMGMYNAIIPDELLFSTGVYKERLSQSALYYGATQVSDAEAREVFNWYKKKGFTFHFGSDEENELTESQVIWQCKMYIAACRIADEFGCEAIGIQYQQGLKDLIPASDLVEGTLNSSDRPPVKNAAGKVIRAGEPIPHFNEVDECAGFDGLITNRVHKALGQPVENTLHDLRWGDWDKSGTVKDYVWVYLISGGAPAEHHIGGWAGSDGWRQSKWYFRLGGSTLRGIAKPGEIVWSRVFVENGKLKMDLGRAKVVELPAEETQRRWDATSNVWPIMHAVTYGVTRDQMMARHKANHIQVAYAKSAKDADMAMYAKAALAAELGIEVSLCGTKANGKAF
- the gspG gene encoding type II secretion system major pseudopilin GspG, giving the protein MRHTARRFLHTTARAFTLLEILVVLAIAGMIIGLAVANFDNIFGGAKEDVAKMFVSSSLKVPLQSYRMHMGDFPSTAEGLQALIIAPADKAERWRGPYLDGDKSTLLDPWGVAYQYNYPGTRNKTGYDVWSNGPDKQSGTADDIGNWATGSATTGQ
- a CDS encoding prepilin-type N-terminal cleavage/methylation domain-containing protein; this encodes MVRSSTHNHPLRARSPWKLGVGIRGFPRHGRGRHDAFTLLEILLALALIGMMTAVLIIGGSHLTNDKPTTPDEVFWVAVTAARKQALMSGREVRLAYVPAVTGEGSDTPAGLSATWADDGAEFFPFEGMGEVTCDFLTTQKGASSILVGGELIETQTIAHVTFYGDGTCTPFRAQFRIGTTAHTLAIDPWTCAQMLAQKEDAR
- a CDS encoding type II secretion system protein is translated as MTCRASRQRRRAFTIVEVLVALAICAMMGVMLVGAYMNVLYAYEAAAANPKRNLDLRFARNMLLAEADFETAQKGDSFEGATGRQVKWSAVIEATNTANLFHVTFTCELSAGNTPDEKEETITEVFRLLRPTWSTTSGFSPDAATLRAEARDRIVQDQQPSPLSGFGSSSSSSGGSGGGKSGGGTKSGGGGGNKQGSRAGGNTGGGGAPKR
- a CDS encoding PilW family protein — encoded protein: MNLRRTSRLRACAPHSAFTLIEVLIAVAIVSMVIVASTTLIFSMGELWGRNSDVRLFDLHSRNVTRFLESELASAALPPTGGTAGAQANASNTAAAPVTIQEVRDQTGNSDLYLTYELPNGSRLCVWPDRALPSVVCSLACREGEGLILLWHSRLETNFDIDAPRETVITPLVTGMTYDYYDIDLKTWKNETVLRKDNSNQGVLPQRIRLTFTYSGRTLETVIDIPGAPPQGLPML